Proteins from one Podospora pseudocomata strain CBS 415.72m chromosome 4, whole genome shotgun sequence genomic window:
- a CDS encoding hypothetical protein (EggNog:ENOG503NUQG; COG:I; CAZy:GH5), whose protein sequence is MPRDPSTDREARGERRRSTHHGHQRNRSSAKHDRDGDRDRETDAEREERRRKRRSQSRRPTSTPRGAGGGNESDAPSSSQGLSAAALAQLNKANAKDKAKSRSRPTSRQPEQRRRSSRAPAPEPEIRDARDLALEWERSRGKGRFAPPEDSEDAEREARRAARRAARTRERSRAAGYESVGQGGYESGEPPERERRRGRKGYEKVDGGGGGLAPKVITVAGPSGERYERDRTTKGGRRVVSGAQLEEGIENVQSRRPHRSGLRGGGFMGMNFGVSSEDSMLRAKPQETESELWRGKPRPWYKQKKKLWWLIGVCTVLLIIIIIVAAVVVPNSGKDENKRDDGSGGGGGGGKSNLGSISPDSIPKDAPSYLNPFVWASTDDFNLTYTAETVGDLPLMGLFTSWDDSARANDKVPPLNKPWGDYTKRPARGVNVGGWLSLEPFITPSLFDYDSRFGIVDEYTLCSYLASRCASVLEAHYASFVTESTFRDIAAAGLDHVRIPFSYWAVQTYEGDPYLFRTSWRYLLRAIEYCRKYGLRVNLDPHGLPGSQNGWNHSGRLGAINWLNGTEGDLNARRSLEFHDRLSRFFSQPRYRNVISHYGLANEPKMTELSVPAVLEWTAQASSTIRKNGIPEDVILVFGDGFRGLGNWQGELQSLPNAALDVHQYVIFNEEQIAYNHSQKIRFACEGWARQTRESMDRSTGFGPTLVAEWSQADTDCAKHLTNVGWGNRWTGTLGPGGTRPKDVRPRCPALDRTCSCEEANAGPERWSDGYKRFLRMFAEAQMDSFEKGWGWFYWVWDTEDAAQWSYKKGMAAGVLPQKAYEREFNCDLSKIPSFSDLPETY, encoded by the exons aTGCCCCGCGATCCCTCCACCGACCGCGAAGCCCGCGGGGAACGTCGCAGGAGCACCCACCACGGACACCAGCGCAACCGCTCCTCCGCCAAACACGACCGAGATGGAGATCGAGATCGCGAAACTGACGCCGAAAGGGAGGAACGTCGTCGCAAGCGCAGGAGTCAAAGTAGACGACCCACCAGCACGCCACGtggggcaggaggagggaatgAATCCGAtgcgccatcttcctcccagGGACTATCAGCAGCGGCATTGGCGCAGTTGAATAAAGCCAATGCGAAAGACAAGGCAAAGTCGCGATCGCGACCTACTTCGCGGCAGCCGGaacagaggaggaggtcatcaCGCGCCCCGGCACCAGAACCGGAAATTAGAGACGCGAGAGATTTGGCGTTGGAGTGGGAGAGGtcgagagggaaaggaagaTTTGCGCCGCCGGAAGACAGCGAGGATGCTGAGCGAGAGGCAAGGAGGGCTGCCAGGCGAgcagcgaggacgagggaaAGGAGCAGAGCTGCTGGTTATGAGAGTGTTGGGCAGGGAGGCTATGAGAGCGGTGAGCCGCCTGAAcgggaaaggaggagggggcggaagGGGTACGAAAAGGtcgatgggggaggaggggggctgGCTCCCAAGGTGATCACCGTAGCGGGACCCTCCGGCGAACGATACGAGCGGGACCGCACCACCAAAGGCGGAAGGCGAGTCGTCAGCGGGGCTCAGCTGGAAGAGGGTATCGAAAATGTCCAGAGCCGCAGACCGCACCGCTCTGGCCTCCGCGGCGGCGGGTTTATGGGGATGAACTTTGGTGTCAGCAGTGAAGACAGCATGCTCCGCGCGAAACCCCAGGAAACAGAATCTGAGCTTTGGAGAGGGAAGCCCCGGCCGTGGTacaagcagaagaagaagctctgGTGGCTGATTGGAGTTTGCACCGTCCTtttgatcatcatcatcatcgttgccgcggtggtggtcCCCAACTCGGGCAAAGACGAAAACAAACGTGACGAcggcagcggaggaggaggaggcggtgggaAGAGTAACCTGGGGTCTATATCCCCCGACAGCATCCCCAAAGACGCCCCCTCCtacctcaaccccttcgTCTGGGCCTCCACCGACGACTTCAACCTAACCTACACAGCCGAAACCGTCGgcgacctccccctcatGGGGCTGTTCACCTCTTGGGACGACTCCGCCCGCGCAAATGACAAGGTCCCCCCGCTAAACAAACCCTGGGGCGACTACACCAAACGCCCCGCCCGAGGCGTCAACGTAGGCGGCTGGCTGTCACTCGAACCGTTCATCACCCCCAGCCTTTTTGACTATGACTCCCGCTTCGGCATCGTAGACGAGTACACCCTCTGCTCCTACCTCGCCTCCCGCTGCGCTTCCGTGCTGGAAGCCCACTACGCCAGTTTCGTGACAGAGTCCACCTTCCGCGACATCGCCGCCGCAGGGCTCGACCACGTCCGCATCCCGTTTTCCTACTGGGCAGTCCAGACTTACGAAGGCGACCCCTACCTCTTCCGGACCAGCTGGCGGTATCTCCTCCGCGCAATCGAATACTGCCGCAAGTACGGCCTGCGCGTGAACCTCGACCCGCACGGGCTACCAGGGTCGCAGAACGGGTGGAATCACTCCGGTCGGTTGGGGGCAATCAACTGGCTAAACGGAACAGAAGGCGACCTCAACGCGAGGCGATCCCTCGAATTCCACGACCGGCTCAGTCGATTTTTCTCCCAGCCTCGCTACCGTAATGTAATCTCCCACTACGGCCTCGCCAACGAGCCAAAAATGACAGAGCTCAGCGTTCCCGCCGTGCTAGAGTGGACAGCCCAAGCCAGTTCCACGATCCGAAAAAACGGCATCCCCGAGGACGTCATTCTCGTCTTTGGGGACGGGTTCAGAGGGCTGGGGAACTGGCAGGGCGAACTTCAGTCCCTCCCCAACGCGGCACTGGATGTGCATCAATATGTCATTTTTAACGAAGAACAGATCGCGTACAACCACTCCCAGAAGATACGGTTTGCGTGCGAGGGGTGGGCACGGCAGACGAGGGAGAGCATGGATAGATCGACGGGGTTTGGACCTACGCTCGTGGCCGAGTGGAGCCAGGCGGATACTGACTGCGCGAAGCATTTGACAAACGTCGGTTGGGGGAACCGCTGGACTGGCACACTCGGGCCGGGGGGGACGAGGCCGAAGGACGTGAGGCCGAGGTGTCCTGCGCTGGACAGGACGTGTAGCTGTGAGGAGGCGAATGCGGGTCCGGAGAGGTGGAGTGATGGGTACAAAAGGTTTTTGAGAATGTTTGCGGAGGCGCAGATGGATTCGTTCGaaaaggggtgggggtggttttaTTGGGTTTGGGATACGGAGGACGc AGCGCAATGGAGCTACAAAAAGGGCATGGCGGCCGGTGTCTTGCCCCAAAAGGCCTACGAGAGGGAGTTCAACTGCGATTTGAGCAAGATTCCTAGCTTTTCCGACTTGCCAGAGACGTATTAG
- a CDS encoding hypothetical protein (EggNog:ENOG503NV7X; COG:C), whose product MRGPSALSLSRALTRRPHHLLYHHHRALFTTRGQQQQLAALLTSSPLNTPKRTYSTHPPNAKLNLPTDYSTTPLLCHTTTTALTNPELPPETRNGTTKRMNLFQAVNDALATALAEDESVIIFGEDVAFGGVFRCTGKLAETYGADRVFNTPLTEQGIMGFAIGAAAEGMRPVAEIQFADYVYPAFDQLVNEAAKYRYRDGACGRSAGGLTVRMPCGGVGHGALYHSQSPESLFTHIPGLRVVMPRSPLQAKGLLLAAIRSNDPVVFMEPKILYRAAVEQVPVGSYELPLSKAEVLKKGDDVTVVSYGQPLYKCMAALEQAERDLGVGVELIDLRTIYPWDKETVLKSVRKTGRCVVVHEAMVNAGVGAEVAAVIQEDAETFVRLEAPVARVAGWSIHTPLSYEQFNAPDVARIYDNIKKVLGF is encoded by the exons ATGAGGGGCCCATCCGCCTTATCGCTATCGCGGGCACTTACACGccgccctcatcatcttctttatcatcatcatcgcgcGCTATTCACCACCCGcggacaacaacaacaactggcCGCTCTCTtgacctcttctcctctgaacacaccaaaaagaacctactcaacccaccccccaaacgccaaacTCAACCTTCCCACCGATtactccaccacccccctcctctgccacaccaccaccacagccctcaccaaccccgagcTCCCCCCCGAAACCCGCAATGGCACCACCAAGCGCATGAACCTCTTCCAAGCCGTCAAcgacgccctcgccaccgccctcgcAGAAGACGAATCAGTCATCATctttggcgaggatgtcGCCTTTGGGGGTGTCTTCCGCTGCACCGGCAAGCTCGCCGAGACGTACGGCGCAGACCGCGTGTTCAACACCCCCTTGACAGAACAAGGAATCATGGGTTTCGCCATCGGGGCCGCGGCCGAGGGGATGAGGCCCGTGGCCGAGATTCAGTTTGCCGATTACGTCTACCCTGCTTTTGACCAGCTTGTCAACGAGGCGGCCAAGTACCGGTATCGCGACGGGGCGTGCGGGAGGAGCGCGGGGGGGTTGACGGTACGAATGCCTTGCGGAGGTGTGGGACATGGGGCGTTGTATCATTCCCAGAGTCCGGAAAGTTTGTTTACGCATATTcctgggttgagggtggttaTGCCGCGGTCGCCGTTGCAGGCAAAGGGGTTGTTGCTTGCGGCGATACGGAGCAATGATCCAGTTGTTTTTATGGAGCCAAAGATTTTGTAccgggcggcggtggagcaGGTGCCTGTGGGGAGTTATGAGCTGCCGCTGTCGAAGgcggaggtgttgaagaagggggatgaTGTGACGGTTGTGAGTTATGGGCAGCCGTTGTACAAGTGCATGGCTGCGTTGGAGCAGGCGGAGAGGGAtcttggggtgggggtggagttGATTGATTTGAGGACGATCTACCCTTGGGATAAGGAGACGGTGCTCAAGAGCGTGAGGAAGACGGGACGGTGCGTGGTGGTGCACGAGGCGATGGTGAATGCGGGTGTGGGAGccgaggtggcggcggtgattCAGGAGGATGCCGAGACGTTTGTGAGGTTGGAGGCGCCGGTTGCGAGGGTGGCTGGGTGGAGTATTCATACGCCGTTGTCGTACGAGCAGTTTAATGCTCCGGATGTTGCTA GGATATATGACAATATCAAGAAGGTGCTGGGATTCTGA